In the genome of Flavobacteriaceae bacterium YJPT1-3, the window GTTCTTTAATGCTTGCGTTGAGCTCTCCTGAATGGTGGGTCCATCGGCCAGGGGGTCACTAAAGGGCAATCCGATTTCTACCATATCGACTCCGCTCTCCTGGAGTTGTTTTAAGACCGGTACGGTATCTTCCAACTGGGGATAGCCGGCCGTAAAATAGATAGACAAGAGCTTTTGGTCTTCCGCTAATTTTTGATTGATTCGGTTCATCTTATAAGTTAAAGTAATCGATATACGTATTTAGATCTTTGTCGCCACGTCCCGAGAGGTTGATCACCACCACCTCGTCCGCCTCAAATTTTCGGTCTTCAAAAATGGCCAACGCATGGCTGGTCTCGATCGCGGGAATGATCCCTTCCAGTTTACTGAGCATCAATCCGGCTTGCATGGCCGCTACATCAGTAATGGAAATAAACTCCCCCCGACCGCTTCTGAATAAATGGGCATGCATGGGTCCAACGCCCGGGTAATCCAGTCCGGCAGAGATGGAATAAGGCTCTGTGATTTGTCCGTCTTCCGTTTGCATCAACAGCGTTTTGCTGCCATGAATGATCCCTTCCTTGCCCAGGGCAGAGGTAGCGGCGCTTTCACCGGTAGCGATGCCCTTTCCGGCCGCTTCTACGGCGATGATGCCTACTTCAGGCTGATCTAAAAAGTGATAGTAGAGTCCGGCAGCATTACTGCCCCCGCCTACACAGGCCACCACATAATCCGGATTCTCCCGTCCTTCTACCTCAAGCAATTGCTTTTTGGTTTCAGCAGAGATGACGGCCTGGAAACGGGCCACCATATCCGGGTAGGGATGTGGGCCCACTACAGAACCAATAATGTAATGGGTGTCGACCGGATTATTGATCCAGTCGCGTATGGCTTCATTGGTCGCATCTTTGAGCGTTCGACTACCGGACATGGCCGGGCGCACGGTGGCCCCCAGCATTTTCATGCGGGCCACATTGGGAGCCTGGCGTTCAATATCGACAGCACCCATATAGACCACGCATTCCATGCCCATAAGCGCGCAGACTGTGGCTGTCGCCACTCCATGTTGACCGGCACCGGTCTCCGCAATGATCCGATTTTTTCCCAACTTCTTGGCCATCAAGATCTGACCAATGGTGTTATTAACTTTATGCGCTCCCGTATGGCAAAGGTCTTCCCGTTTGAGGTAGATCTTTGTGCCGTATTTTTCACTCATCCGTTTTGCAAAATAGAGCGGGGTAGGCCTACCTACATAGTCCTTCAGTAGGGCTTGAAATTCTTTTTGAAAAGAATCGCTCTCCATGATGTCGATGTACTGCGTTCGCAATTCCTCCACATTGGGATACAACATCTCCGGGATATAGGCACCTCCAAAATCGCCGTAATAACCGCGATCGTCGGCTTGATAAGAAAGGGTTTTAGTACTCATGTTCTCGTTCTTTTAATTTTTTTTGAAAGTTTTTTAGGGGTTCTATCGCTTTAAGACCGGGCGCCGATTCAAAGCGGCTGTTCACATCGATGACGGCGATGGGAAGCTCGGAGGCTAAAAGATCTTCAATGGCCGGCCATTGTTCCAGTCCGATCCCACCGCTCAACACAATAGGGGTAGTGGAGCTGTAGCCTCGCAGGACGCTCCAGTCAAATACTAGACCAGTACCCCCCGGTTGCTGTCCCTTGGTGTCGAATAAAAAAGCATCGACCAGGCCTTCATAAGGCTGTAGCCGATCGAAATCAAATTGATCGCGGATGGAAAAGACTTTCCAAATCTGAATATCTTCCGGGAGTTGCTGCCGAAGGCCTTGAACGAAATCCGCTGATTCCGCTCCGTGTAATTGAATGACATGGAGGTTCAGGGACGTGTATTGGTCAAGAATGAATGCTGGGCTGGCATCTACAAAAACACCTACCCGTTGAATACCGTCCGGAAGTGCAGGTAGGGATCGGGTGAAATTACGGGGAGACTTCTCATAAAAAATAAAACCCAGATAATCCGGACGCAAGGAAGCAACCTCCACTACATTCTCACCCATTCCGCATATTTTGAGTTTTGGAATCACGCCGAAGTCATATCAAGTTGTTGAATGAACGTTTGGGCTGCTGCTCCCGGGTCCTCTGTTTTCATAAAATTCTCACCGATCAAAAATCCTTGATATCCGTAGCCTTGCAATTCTTGAATCGCCTGTACGGAGCTGATTCCACTTTCGGAAACCTTGACGAAGTCATCCGGTATTTGTTCAGCCAGACTTTTACTGATGTCCAGGCTCACTTCAAAGGTTTTTAGGTTTCTATTATTCACGCCCAGCATATCGACAGCGGGAATTTTACTTTTTTCAAGCTCTTCTTGATTGTGCACTTCGCAGAGCACATCCAGACCAAGCCGCATGGCAAACTCAGCGTATTCTTTGATCTGCTTTCGCGAAAGCGTGGCCGCGATTAAGAGGATCACATCGGCTCCGTAGGCTTTGGCTTCCAGAATTTGATAGGGGTCTACAATAAAGTCCTTGCGCAATAAGGGTAGACCACAGGCTGCCCGAGCCAGCAGGAGGTCATCCAGAGCACCTCCAAAATATTTGACATCGGTCAATACGGACATGCCAGACACTCCGGCCTGTTCGTAACCACTGGCCACGTCCTGAACATTGAGTTTTTGATTGATGACTGCTTTGCTGGGGGAACGGCGCTTGTGTTCTGCGATGATTCCCGTATTGGAGCCACGGAGCAGGCCAGCCAAAGATGGGGATTCCCGATCGCAGAGCATCGACTGATCCAGCTGCGTCATGGGAATGAGCGATTTGCGCAATTCCACTTCCTTGATTTTATCGGCTACTATAGTGTCGAGTATGTTCATGAGGCCTGCAATTTACTGAGCTTTTGTAAGGTATTCAGGGCTTGAAGTGCTTTCCCTTGCTGCAGCGATCGCTGCGCTTTTTGAAACCCTTGCTGCACATTGCATCCGGTGGCCGTGGCGATGGCCATGCCCGCATTCGCGCAAACCACATGTTCTTGGGCTTCACTCCCTTCACCGCGAATCACTTGCATAAAGATCTGAGCCGCTTCTTCCACGGTCTCCCCCCCGTAAATTTGATCCTGACGGATGGTTGATACACCGAAATCTTTCGGATGGAGCATGGCTTCCCGCTGATTGGAGATGGTCTTGGTAGCACCGGTAAGCGAGATTTCGTCGTAACCGTCCAAAGCATGCAAAATGGTAAAATTCTTATCTCCCTTTTGATAGAGATAGCCGTACATGCGCGCCAATTCGAGATTGAACACGCCGACCAATTGATTTTTCGGAAAAGCCGGATTGACCATAGGTCCAAGCATATTGAAAAAGGTCTTGACTCCCAGTTCTCTTCTGATGGGTCCCACATTCTTCATGGCCGGATGGAAGAGTGGAGCATGTAAGACACAGATTCCGCTTTCCGCGATACAGCGTTCCAAGAAATCAGCCTCATTGCTGAAGCGTACGCCCAGGTGTTCCAGAACATTGCTGCTTCCACTTACCGAGGATACCCCATAGTTACCGTGTTTGGCTACCGGGACGCCGGCCCCGGCGGTGATGAAGCTGGCCAGGGTAGAGACGTTAAAGGTATTTTTCCCGTCCCCACCGGTACCACAGAGATCAATGGGTTGGTAGGAGGAGAGATTGACCGAAATGCAGAGATCAAGCAAGGCGTCGCGAAAGCCCTCTAACTCTTCTACCGTAATGCTCCGCATCATGTATACGGTCAGGAATGAAGCGATCTGACTGGCGTTGTATTGGCCTTCAGAAATATTGACCAAGATGCTTCGGGCTTCCTGCTTATCGAGTATTTCGTGATTGATCAGACGATTGAGAATTTCTTTCATGCTTAAGCGCTTATCCAATTTTTTAACATGGTTTTTCCATCAGGAGTGAGCACAGATTCCGGGTGGAACTGAACCCCACGTACGTCGTATTCTTTGTGACGAAGGGCCATGATCTGGCCGGATTCGTCTACAGCCGTCACTTCCAATGATTCCGGAAATCCTTCCGGATCGACCACCCAGGAGTGATAGCGCCCAACCGCTACAGTTTCCTGCAGTCCTTCGAAAAGGGATGGGTCATTTTGGGTGATGCGAATGTTGGTGGCCACCCCGTGAAATACTTCTGTGAGGTTGATCAATGACCCGCCATAAACCTCACCTATGGCTTGTTGCCCGAGGCATACGCCCAAAATGGACTTCTCCTTGCCGTAGCGTTCGATGATGGGCTTGAGTAATCCGGCTTCTTCAGGAATACCCGGCCCCGGGGATAGTAAAATTTTATCGTAGGCGGCAACCTCGTCCAGCTGGAGCTGATCATTGCGTTTAACGGTCACTTCACAATTTAATTCTTCGAGATAATGCACCAGGTTGTAGACAAAACTGTCGTAGTTGTCGATCACCAGGACTTTTATTCTTTGATCGGTTTTCATAAGGCTTCGGCCAGTTCCAGGGCTTTGGTCAAGGCGCCCAATTTGTTATATACTTCTTGTAATTCTTTTTCAGGTTCGCTATCGGTAACGATGCCCGCGCCGGCCTGATAATGCAACTGATGATCTTTACTCAAAAAGGAGCGGATGATGATGGCGTGATTGAAGTTGCCGGTAAAATCCATAAAACCGATGGCCCCTCCGTAAAAATCCCGATTCACCGTTTCATACTGCTCCAGCAGCTGCATCGCACGATGCTTAGGAGCCCCACTAAGAGTGCCTGCCGGAAAGGTATCGGCCACCACCTGCATGGTGGGTGTTTTGGCGTGCTTTTTAGCCGTGACTTTACTGACCAGATGAATCACATGGGAAAAAAATTGTACCTCCCGATAGGTTTCTACAGTGACTTCGCTTCCGTGTCTGGAGAGGTCATTACGGGCCAGATCGACCAGCATGACGTGCTCACTATTCTCCTTAGGATCGGCGCTGAGTTGTTTGGCCAATGATGCGTCCTGCTCATCGTTACCCGTGCGTTTAAAGGTGCCTGCAATGGGATGAATTTCTGCTCGTCCTTCTTTCACGATCAGTTGAGCTTCCGGTGAACTTCCAAAAATTTTAAAATTACCGTAGTCAAAGTAGAAGAGGTACGGGGAAGGGTTTACACTGCGCAGGGCCCGGTAGACATTGAATTCATCTCCGGTAAAATGTTGCGAGAAACGCTTGCTGGGTACGATCTGAAAGACGTCGCCCCTTTGGCAATGCTTTTTACATTGCTCCACCAGCTCTTTAAAGTCGTCGTCAGAAAGATTACTACTGGGCTCACCTTTGCGCTGGAAATTGTATTCCGCAAAATTCTTGGTGGCTAAGATCTGTTCCAATTGGGGGAGATTATTGTCTCCGGTGGTATTGTGACAAAAGAGGTGTACTTCATTATTAAAATGATTGAAGGCGATCACATTTTGATATACAGCATAATACAAATCGGGGATCTGCAAATCACCGTCCTTTTTAGTGAGCTCAATGGCCTCAAAATAGCGTACGGCATCGTAAGCCATATAGCCAAAGAGTCCGTTGTTGACAAAGCGATGGGTCTGAGATTCCGAAGTGAACGCTTTCGCGAAAGCGTCTAAAACAGAAGGAACATCTGTAGTTTCCGTGATCGTGATGGTCTCTGTCTTTCCATCGGGAAACTGCTGTACGATCTGCTCATTAGCGACCTGAATGCTGGCAATTGGATTGCAGCAGAGGTAGCTGAAGGTATTATCGTTAGCTCGGTAGTCACTACTTTCGAGCAATAGGCTGTTCGGGAATTTATCCCTTAAGCGCAGATAGACCGACACCGGAGTGATGGTATCGGCAAGCAGGCGTTTGTGATGTGTTTTTAATACGTACTGCATCTGTGGTTCTTAGCGTTAAAAAGAAAAAGGCTTGTCGTGAAGACAAGCCTTTTTTCATATGTTGAATACAAGGGGTCAGTTCACGACGTTTGACGTTGTGTACTCCACCACCAGGTATTTTTGTTTCCATTACTCATTGGAGTTCAAATATAGGAACGATTTTTAAGTTGCGGAAACATTTCCAGGAATTATTGAAATTTTAGGTTGACGGTCAATTCGAAGTCATCATAGATGGTGTTATCCCCTAAGTTATCGAAGAAACTTCCTGACCCATAGCGTACATTGAATTTGGTACGATCTACTTCGAAAGCAGCAGTAGCAGTGTTCCCGTTCATATTCAATTCAAAGGCGATAGGTTCTGTAGTCCCCTTAATGGTTAGCTCCCCATTGACGTAATAGCCGTTATCCGTCTTTGTACCATTTTTGATGACCAGCGTAGCGGTGGGGTGATTGGCAATACCAAAGAAATCATCAGAGGTCAAATGGCCTTCTAATTTAGCTTTACTGTCTCCTTTTAGGTCAGTCACTTCGAGGGAAGTCATGTCGACGACAAATTTTCCGCCGGTGATCTGATCGCCTTCCATCTCGAGATAGCCTTCAGAGAACTGAAGGGTACCCGTGTGCTTTCCGGTAATTTTTTTTCCAACCCAGTCAATCTGACTGGCTGAGGTGTCAATGGTCTTTTTCATAGTTGTGGTGAATGAGGCAGTGGCCAGTGCCAGTGCCAGGATGAATACTGATTTAATTGTTGTTTTCATGATGTTTCAGTTTTAATAGTTGTATATACAAGAGTTAATTCAAAAAAATTTTAGATTCTCATCTTATTAAGTAGGGCGTTGAGCTGTTCAATCTGCTGTTGATTGAGCCGCTGCACTACCTTTTGCTCGGCTTTCTCTACTTCCAAGTCTACCTGCTTAAGCAACTGCAGTCCCTTGGACGTAATGGTGATCTCGACCTTTCTCCTGTTGGTCGGGCACACGATACGCTCGGTCAACTGCTTGGTGTTCAATTTATCCACCAGACGGGTGGTGTTGCTCATTTTGCTCACCATTCGTTCCTGAATGGTGCTGAGGTTGGCCGGTTTCCCTTGCTGTCCGCGTAAAATACGTAGTACGTTGAATTGCTGCAGGGAGAGATCGAAGGGTTTAAGCGCTTCGGTCAACAGATCACTCGCCCAACTGCTGGTGTAGAGCAGATTGATTGTGGTCTTCCGGGCAGCCGGAAGGGCTTGGGTCTTGATGATCTTTTCAATATTCACTTGTTGCTACAATATTTGTATATACAAATGTATGTAAATTGAAACGTTTGTTCCTAATCTTTAACGATTATTTTTGATTTGGAAAGAGTAGGTGTGTTCAATGAAGACGCTACTATCGGTCTGGAACCCAAGAAAAACCCCTGATTTCTAATAGTTCTGTTAAATGATTTGCATTTTTCAGCTGTCTTTGTAAATTCCACCCGATGAAAAGTGGAGTGATTTTGTTGCTCGTCTTACTGTTGGTAGGATGCAAGCAAGAAAAACAGGAGGGTGACAACCAAGATATAGCTGAAGCTCAAACGAGCTCTTCAGTGCCCATTTACAATTTTGACCAGTTAGAACCCCTCTTACAATTGGATGATGATACCGTGCATGTGGTCAATTTTTGGGCTACTTGGTGTAAACCGTGTATTAAAGAACTTCCGCAGTTCGAGGCTCTAAAATCTTCCTACAATAATCAAGAAGTAGATGTCTTACTGGTCAGCCTCGATTTTAAAGAACAACTTGAATCACAACTCCTTCCTTTCATAAAAAAGAGAAATATTAAAAGTCCGGTAGTTTTTTTAGACGATCCTAAGGGCAATACCTGGATTCCCAAAGTGGATCCGGATTGGTCCGGTGCTATCCCAGCCACCATCATCTATAAAAACGATCGAGCTGTGTTTTTTGAGCGCTCTTTTGAAGAGGGCGAATTAGAGCAAGAAGTTTTAAAATTTATCAACAATGAAAGTACTTAAGATTTTAACTGCGGTAGCAGCACTGGTTGTGATCTCTGCATTTGCCGTGAATACGCTGGAAGTGATCGATCTCGATCCTGGTTACAGCGTAAACGATACCGCCACTGATTTTAGTCTGAAGAATGTAGACGGAACCATGGTTTCCCTCGCTGATTTTGAGGAGGCTGAAGGATTTATTGTCATTTTTACCTGTAATACCTGTCCCTTTGCGGTGGCTAATGAAGACCGCATCATTGCTTTGGACAAGAAGTATAAAGATCAGGGTTACCCCGTCATTGCGATCAACCCCAATAATCCGGAGGTACAACCCGGAGATAGTTTTGCGAAAATGCAAGAACGAGCCAAGGCCAAAGGATTTACTTTTCCCTACTTGTTAGACGAAGGTCAGAAGATCTACCCCAAGTACGGAGCGACGAAAACACCACATGTATACGTGCTGCAAAAAGAGAATGGCAAGCATATCGTCAAGTACATAGGCGCTATTGACGACAGTGTACGTGATGCCAATCAGGTGGAACAACGATTTTTAGAACAGGCTGTAGACGCCTTGATTGCGGGTAAACCGGTACCCACAGCAACGACAAAAGCGATAGGGTGCTCCATCAAGGTATAGCATTTTAACAATCCAAATTAAAGATATAAACCGCGACACCTTCGCGGTTTTTTTGATGGTTTAATTCCTGCTTTTCGTGGGTAAAAGGTTTATTTTTACGGCAAAATTGAAGCGATGAAAGACCTAAGTCAGCAGGAATGGAGTGATGCGGTGTCCAGCAATGCAGAGGCTGTGATTGTAGATGTACGAACGCCGGAGGAAGTAGAAGGTGGATACATCCCGAACGCTATTCATATCGATATCCAGCAGGGTCCCGGATTTTTGGATGAGGTCCAAAAACTGGACGCCGCTAAGCCCACCTACGTCTATTGCCGTTCTGGAGCGCGAAGTACGCAGGCCTGTCAATTGATGGACCAACTGGGATTTGATGAAACCTACAATCTGCAAGGAGGGATACTCGCCTGGCAGGGAGACCTAAAAACCGATTAAAATGAAAAGAATACTGGCAATGCTTTCGCTGTGTTTGATGATGTTTCTTCCGTACGGCTGCGAAGAGGCCAACGCCAAGGGCGTGGTAGAAGTGGTAAGCGCAGAAGAAATGAAGTCCATTACCATGATGGATGAGATCCAACTGATCGATGTGCGTACGGAAGAAGAGTATGAAAGCGGTCATATTGAAGGGGCTGAAAACCTCGTCCTTGACGATAATTTTAGAGAAAAGATTCAGGAACTGGATAAGAGCAAGCCGGTAGCCGTTTACTGTTTAAAGGGTGGGCGAAGCGCTCGTTGCACGGAGATCATGAAGGCGGAAGGATTTACCAAGATCTATGATCTGGAAGGCGGACTTACCACCTGGAAAAAAGCTGATTTGCCGATAGTTAACGAGTAAATAAGCTACTTTCTTTTGATATTAAAATGCCTGTTAATGTTCGTTAACAGGCATTTTTAGTTGACGCTATAATCTTAAATTGACGCTTAAAAGCAACTCATGGCCATAATAGGATCTATCATCAAAGGGGTCATTGATTTGACTGATCAATTGATCCCCGAAGCCAATCCGGTAGAAGAACAGCGTAAAGAGCTTCTAAAACTGTTGGAGCAAGCTCAGGATACGGAATTTGGTAAGCATTATCGATTCAAGCAATTATTGCAGGAGGAGGATCCACGATCCGCTTTCGCGAAAGCGGTACCTTATTTTGATTATCATCAGATGGAAGCCAAATGGTGGCATCGGGTGCACGAAGGCGAAGCGGATATTTGCTGGCCGGGGGTGCCCAATTACTTTGCCCTCAGTTCAGGTACTACGGGCAAGAGCAGTAAACGGATTCCCGTCACCGATGCGATGATCGCTGCCATACGAACAGCCGGGATCAAACAGGTGGGGGCGCTCGCCAATTTTGATCTGGATGCTGAATTCTTTGAGCGGGAATTTATGATGCTTGGCAGTTCCACCGATCTGGACAAGCGGGATGGTTTTCTGGAAGGAGAGATCAGCGGGATCAGTGCGAGTAATATTCCCTTCTGGTTTCGAGGGTACTACAAGCCGGGAGAAGAAATCGCTCAAATTGACGATTGGGATGATCGGGTACAACGCATTGCAGAACGTGCGCCCGACTGGGATATTGGGGCCTTAAGTGGTATTCCCAGTTGGATGGAGCTCATGCTGCAAAAAGTAATTGAATACCACGATCTGAAGCACATTCACGAGATCTGGCCCAATTTGGAGGTATATACTTCAGGCGGAGTGGCTTTTCCCCCTTATGAAAAGAGCTTCAATGAACTTTTGGGTAAACCCATCACCGTGATCGATACCTACCTGGCTTCTGAAGGGTTTATCGCCTTTCAGGCCCGACCGGAAACGGAAGCCATGAAACTGATCACCGACAATGGGATTTATTTTGAATTTGTTCCTTTCGAACCGGAGTATATACTTGAGGATGGCAGTATTCGACAGGACGCTCCGGTGCTGACCTTAGCGGAGGTGAAGAAAGATCAGGATTACATTTTGATCATGTCTACGGTATCCGGAGCCTGGCGCTATCTTATTGGAGATACCATCGCTTTTACCGATACCCAAAGAGCTGAAATCAAAATTACGGGGCGCACCAAATTTTTCTTAAATGTTGTGGGGTCGCAATTATCAGTGAATAAGATGAACAAGGCTGTGCAGGAATTGGAAGAAGACTTTGATATCCCTATTCCTGAGTTTACGCTAGCTGCTAAACGCAATCCAGAGGATGATGAATTTTATCACTATTGGTATTTAGGGACCAACGCTCAAGTAGACGAAGCCAAACTGGCCAAAGCCTTGGATAAGCGCCTACAGCAAGCGAATAAAAATTATAAAGTAGCGCGGACTAAAGCCTTAAAGGGAGTGATCGTCAAGACGGTGGCACCGGAGATTTTTCACGAATGGAGCGGAGCCAATAAAAAGAAAGGAGGCCAGGTCAAAATGGAAAAGGTGATGGATGAAGAAAAATTTGCAGCTTGGGAAGCTTTCGTTAAGGATCATCAGCAGGCTTAGCGAATGTAGGTTGAAGCAAAATAGGCTTCGTTACAGTCGATGAAGCATACCAAGTTTAAACCAATACCTCGTCCAGTTCGTGCTCATTGATCAAATGCATGATCTCTTCCGGTGACAAATACAATTTTCGCATCCTATTTTTGTACTGTTCCGAGATTTTAGCGTGATTCAATATGAAATCCTTCGTTTTTAAGATGTACGCTCCCATGCCGTGAGCTACGGCAAAGGTATCAGCAGCACGCTCCACTTCTTGAATGTGCGCATGGGAATACAAATATTTCAGTCCGAAAACAAGCATAGACCAGCTGCTTCGATGACGGTAATCCATTACGTGTCCCAGCTCATGCCCAAGCCAGCCAATAAGCACGTCGGAGGGGATATCGGTCAGCGTAAAGGACTCCTCTTCAATTTGGACCTTTCGGCTCATCAGAATGATATATCTCCTGTTTTTTCGTGATTTGAAGAAACTCGCCCAGGTGGGTTGCGCCTGCATGGTGGATTTCTTGATCTGATCTTTAAATTGAAAGGTAATGGGGGTATGTTTCAATTGCGGAAAATAGGAAAGCGCTTTTAAAGCTTCCTCTTCGATGACTTTGGGTATGGTCTTGTTCTCTACGTCTTGGATCATGAACAAAAGGTAAGGACTGCATGCCTAATGTCTTGTTAAGGCCCTTATAAAACTGGCTAACAACATCCTTACACTCCCAGATAATTCTGATTATATTTACTCAAAACCGGAATTATGCTACCGAGAAATTATTTCTACATCTCAATCTTTAGTCTGATACTACTAATTCTGACTAGCTGCGGTAAAACGCCTTCCCGCGCTCTGGACAGCGGATTTGTGCATACGGTCTACTTCTGGTTACAGGATCCGGATAACCCGGAGGATCGTCAGGCTTTTGAGGCTTCCTTACTGAAATTTATGGAAGCCAGTGGCCATGTGCAATCCTATATGCTAGGAACTCCACCAACGGCCACCCGTGAGGTCGTGCGCGATGATTTTACCTACAGTCTTACGGTACTCTTTGCTGATGCTGCAGCGCAGCAAGCCTACCAGGATGAAGAGGCGCATTTGCTGTTTATTGATGAATCAGAGTCGCTTTGGAAGAAGGTGGAAGTCAATGACGCTGTATCCTTATCCATTCAGCCCAATGACTAAATCAATCGACAATGGCGAGGATAAAAAAAAGCGGCATTGCGCCGCTTTTTTTAGTTCTGTGGTCGATTCCTAGTAGAATTCAACAGCTCCGGTATGAATATCGTACATGCCGCCTGCAATCTTAATGGCGCCATCTTCTTCCATTTGGGCAAGAACATCACTGCGTTTGCGGATATTATCCATGGTCATCATCACATTTTTTTTCGCTACTTCATTCACAAAATCAATGTTCTTAGACGTGCGCTGACTTTCCTCTTTAGGTTCTTCAACCGCTTCAACCGCAGGCTCGATCTTGTTGATCAGTGCCGTAAGGTTACCCAGGCGTGCGTGATCACAGGCACCTTTAACAGCTCCGCAGCTGGTATGTCCTAAGACCATGACCAACTTAGTTCCGGCCAGCTTACAAGCAAACTCCATGCTTCCTAGTATGTCTTCATTGACAAAGTTTCCGGCGATCCGGATGCTGAAAACATCGCCAATTCCCTGATCGAAGAGTAGTTCTGCAGAGACTCGAGAGTCAATACAGTGTAGAATGGTAGCGAAGGGATATTGCCCTCCACTAGTATCTTTGACCTGTTCCAGCAGATCACGATCTGCTTTTTTATTGGCGACAAAACGTTTATTACCCGCCTTCAAGGCCTCCAGGGCAGAAGTTGGGGTCATTTGGGCTTGTGTTTCTTTAGTATGTGCTTTCATGCTATTATCTTTTTAGTTTAAATTTCTCTTTCTTGGGTCGTAAGGTGAAAAACTCGATAAAACTGTCCGGGTTTTCGACGGTTCCTCGTTCCGAAACCAATTTTATAGTAATGTTTCGATTCTTCGCTTTGAGCTTGAAATCATCAAGGATCTCAATAATATCGTGATCCAGATATCGGGTTTTCCGTACATCGAGTTCGAGATAGGTTCCTTCTTCCAGGCGATCTAACTCTTTTAAAATTGCCCCTTTATTAAAAAAGGTCACTTCTTCAGCCAGTGTCATTTTGACCTTGCCATCGGTTGGGTCTTCATTTTCCTTGTGTAGGAAGTGTGAGTTTTTATAGCTTCTGTACAAAACAATGACGACACCTACAGCCAATCCGAGGGCTAAACCAATGAGTAAGTCTGTGAGCACGATCCCGAGAACGGTCACCATAAAGGGAACGAATTGCATCCAGCCGCCATCCCACATGGCTTTAAACGTAGATGGCTTTGCCAATTTATAACCTACAATAAAAAGTACGGCCGCTAAAACTGAGAGCGGAATCATTTGCAATAGAAAAGGAATGGAAGCCACCGAGATGATCAATAGAAAACCGTGAATGATGGCCGACATTTTAGTGCGACCTCCCGATTGAATATTAGCCGAACTCCGCACAATAACTTGAGTAATGGGCAGGCCTCCAATAAAGCCGGAAATCACATTACCGGCACCTTGCGCCAGTAGCTCCCGATTGGTGGGGGTGACGCGCTTCCGCGGATCCAACTTGTCCGTGGCTTCTACACAGAGCAGGGTCTCCAAACTGGCCACCAGTGCAATGGTAAAGGCCGTAATGAGCACGGGTGAGGTAAAGGCCTGGCTCCAATCCGGGGTGACAAAATTGGTCAGCAAGCCCTCGGTATTACGGTCCTCACTTAGCGAAACTAAGTGCTGTTCCGTAATTCCATAATCAGTGCCCTGCGTGAGTACGTAGTAAATAATACCCACAACAACCGCCACCAGAGGACCTTGTACCAATTCAAAGAATTTACCTTTCTTAGAAAGGACACTGCTCCAGAGGATGAGAATTCCCAGCGCTATAAATCCGATCAGGGTAGGGCCTAAGCTAGGATCTCCTATGGCGTTGATAATTTCTGAAAAAGTATTTTCTCCATCGATCTGGAAAAAGGCAAAATCGCCTTCCGGATCATCGTCGTCTCCT includes:
- the trpB gene encoding tryptophan synthase subunit beta encodes the protein MSTKTLSYQADDRGYYGDFGGAYIPEMLYPNVEELRTQYIDIMESDSFQKEFQALLKDYVGRPTPLYFAKRMSEKYGTKIYLKREDLCHTGAHKVNNTIGQILMAKKLGKNRIIAETGAGQHGVATATVCALMGMECVVYMGAVDIERQAPNVARMKMLGATVRPAMSGSRTLKDATNEAIRDWINNPVDTHYIIGSVVGPHPYPDMVARFQAVISAETKKQLLEVEGRENPDYVVACVGGGSNAAGLYYHFLDQPEVGIIAVEAAGKGIATGESAATSALGKEGIIHGSKTLLMQTEDGQITEPYSISAGLDYPGVGPMHAHLFRSGRGEFISITDVAAMQAGLMLSKLEGIIPAIETSHALAIFEDRKFEADEVVVINLSGRGDKDLNTYIDYFNL
- a CDS encoding phosphoribosylanthranilate isomerase — encoded protein: MGENVVEVASLRPDYLGFIFYEKSPRNFTRSLPALPDGIQRVGVFVDASPAFILDQYTSLNLHVIQLHGAESADFVQGLRQQLPEDIQIWKVFSIRDQFDFDRLQPYEGLVDAFLFDTKGQQPGGTGLVFDWSVLRGYSSTTPIVLSGGIGLEQWPAIEDLLASELPIAVIDVNSRFESAPGLKAIEPLKNFQKKLKEREHEY
- the trpC gene encoding indole-3-glycerol phosphate synthase TrpC — protein: MNILDTIVADKIKEVELRKSLIPMTQLDQSMLCDRESPSLAGLLRGSNTGIIAEHKRRSPSKAVINQKLNVQDVASGYEQAGVSGMSVLTDVKYFGGALDDLLLARAACGLPLLRKDFIVDPYQILEAKAYGADVILLIAATLSRKQIKEYAEFAMRLGLDVLCEVHNQEELEKSKIPAVDMLGVNNRNLKTFEVSLDISKSLAEQIPDDFVKVSESGISSVQAIQELQGYGYQGFLIGENFMKTEDPGAAAQTFIQQLDMTSA
- the trpD gene encoding anthranilate phosphoribosyltransferase, with translation MKEILNRLINHEILDKQEARSILVNISEGQYNASQIASFLTVYMMRSITVEELEGFRDALLDLCISVNLSSYQPIDLCGTGGDGKNTFNVSTLASFITAGAGVPVAKHGNYGVSSVSGSSNVLEHLGVRFSNEADFLERCIAESGICVLHAPLFHPAMKNVGPIRRELGVKTFFNMLGPMVNPAFPKNQLVGVFNLELARMYGYLYQKGDKNFTILHALDGYDEISLTGATKTISNQREAMLHPKDFGVSTIRQDQIYGGETVEEAAQIFMQVIRGEGSEAQEHVVCANAGMAIATATGCNVQQGFQKAQRSLQQGKALQALNTLQKLSKLQAS
- a CDS encoding aminodeoxychorismate/anthranilate synthase component II translates to MKTDQRIKVLVIDNYDSFVYNLVHYLEELNCEVTVKRNDQLQLDEVAAYDKILLSPGPGIPEEAGLLKPIIERYGKEKSILGVCLGQQAIGEVYGGSLINLTEVFHGVATNIRITQNDPSLFEGLQETVAVGRYHSWVVDPEGFPESLEVTAVDESGQIMALRHKEYDVRGVQFHPESVLTPDGKTMLKNWISA